One window from the genome of Gopherus evgoodei ecotype Sinaloan lineage chromosome 2, rGopEvg1_v1.p, whole genome shotgun sequence encodes:
- the MARCHF11 gene encoding LOW QUALITY PROTEIN: E3 ubiquitin-protein ligase MARCH11 (The sequence of the model RefSeq protein was modified relative to this genomic sequence to represent the inferred CDS: deleted 2 bases in 1 codon) gives MGLKDSFARAQVGDSSGDLWGEAAARREPGGRRGPRGDKPETRSVCGSDSGSDSNPGGAGPICKICFQGAEQGELLNPCRCDGSVRYTHQLCLLKWISERGSWTCELCCYRYHVIAIKMKKPCQWQRITITLVEKVQMIAVILGSLFLVASVTWLLWSAFSPYAVWQRKDILFQICYGMYGFMDLVCIGLIVHEGASVYRVFKRWRAVNLHWDVLNYDKATDIEESNRGASSPGRTLWLPLTAFRNRNLIHPTQLTSPRFQCGYVLLHLFNRMRPHEDSSEDNSSGEVVMRVTSV, from the exons GGGAGAAGCGGCGGCTCGGAGAGAGCCCGGGGGCAGGCGGGGGCCGCGG GGCGACAAACCCGAGACCCGCTCCGTGTGCGGCAGCGACAGCGGCAGCGACAGCAACCCCGGCGGCGCCGGCCCCATCTGCAAGATCTGCTTCCAGGGCGCCGAGCAG GGTGAATTGTTAAATCCCTGCCGATGTGATGGGTCAGTACGGTACACACATCAATTGTGTCTCTTAAAGTGGATCAGTGAAAGAGGGTCATGGACCTGTGAGCTCTGCTGTTACAGATACCATGTTAtagcaattaaaatgaaaaaacctTGCCAG TGGCAACGCATTACAATAACACTGGTTGAGAAAGTGCAGATGATTGCTGTAATCTTAGGATCTCTGTTCTTAGTAGCAAGTGTGACTTGGCTTCTATGGTCAGCCTTCAGCCCCTATGCAGTATGGCAAAGAAAGGACATCCTTTTTCAAATCTGCTATGGAATGTATGGTTTTATGGATCTAGTGTGCATAG GACTAATTGTACATGAAGGTGCATCAGTTTACAGAGTGTTTAAGCGCTGGAGGGCTGTTAATCTTCACTGGGATGTATTAAATTATGATAAAGCTACAGACATAGAAGAGAGCAATCGAGGAGCATCTTCACCGGGTAGGACATTGTGGTTACCACTAACTGCATTTAGAAACAGAAATTTAATTCATCCAACACAGTTAACCTCTCCAAGATTTCAGTGTGGCTATGTATTGCTGCATCTGTTCAATCGAATGAGACCTCATGAGGATTCATCAGAAGACAACAGTTCTGGAGAGGTTGTGATGAGAGTGACCTCAGTATAA